In a single window of the Serratia quinivorans genome:
- the cusA_2 gene encoding Cation efflux system protein CusA, whose protein sequence is MFSPLAYTKTYAMAVAAGLGITLVPVLMGYFIRGRIPDEHANPINRWLIRCYQPVLAAVLARPKTTLGVSLLLLLLTLYPLSRLGSEFMPQLDEGDLLYMPSSLPGMSAREASRLLQLTDRLIKTVPEVATVFGKAGRAETATDPAPLTMLETTIRFKPRDQWRPGMTMDKLVAELDSVVKVPGIANVWVPPIRNRLDMLATGIKSPVGIKVNGNNMADIERISGQIEQVVKRGPGVTSALAERITGGRYVDIDIDRQRAARYGVSVKELQSMVATLVGGENIGETIEGRARYPINVRYPREIRDSVQQLQALPVLTASGGQVPLSMLADIRVTEGPPMLKSENARLSNWIYVDLRGRDLKSAVEEMQQAVAQQVRLPAGVSLSWSGQFEYLERASAQLKIVLPVTLAIIFVLLFVTFSNVRDALLIMATLPFALIGGVWLLYLLNYNLSVAGAVGFIALSGVAAEFGVIMVLYLNHALEKHRQPGQPLTQQQLMAAISEGAVLRVRPKVMTVATIMAGLLPIMWGDGAGSEVMRRIAAPMIGGMVSAPLLSMLVVPVVYLLLHRKG, encoded by the coding sequence ATGTTCTCTCCGCTGGCCTACACCAAGACCTACGCCATGGCGGTGGCGGCCGGGCTGGGCATTACGTTGGTGCCGGTGTTGATGGGTTACTTCATCCGTGGCCGCATTCCCGATGAGCATGCCAACCCGATCAACCGCTGGCTGATTCGTTGCTATCAGCCGGTGCTGGCGGCGGTGTTGGCACGCCCGAAAACCACGCTCGGGGTTTCGTTACTATTGCTGCTGTTGACCCTGTATCCGCTTAGCCGGTTGGGCAGCGAATTTATGCCGCAGCTCGATGAAGGCGATCTGTTGTATATGCCATCGTCATTGCCGGGCATGTCGGCACGCGAAGCCAGCAGGCTGCTGCAACTGACCGACCGGTTGATCAAAACCGTGCCGGAGGTGGCGACGGTATTCGGCAAGGCAGGGCGGGCGGAAACCGCTACCGACCCGGCGCCACTGACCATGCTGGAAACCACCATTCGCTTCAAGCCGCGTGACCAATGGCGGCCGGGCATGACCATGGACAAACTGGTGGCGGAGCTCGATAGCGTGGTCAAGGTGCCGGGCATCGCCAACGTCTGGGTTCCACCCATTCGCAATCGGCTGGATATGTTGGCCACCGGCATAAAAAGCCCGGTTGGCATCAAGGTCAACGGCAATAACATGGCCGATATCGAACGGATTTCCGGGCAGATTGAACAGGTGGTGAAACGGGGGCCGGGCGTCACCTCGGCATTGGCAGAGCGCATCACCGGTGGGCGCTATGTGGATATTGATATCGACCGTCAGCGGGCTGCGCGCTATGGCGTTTCGGTGAAGGAACTGCAATCGATGGTGGCGACGCTGGTGGGGGGGGAAAACATTGGCGAAACCATTGAGGGCCGGGCGCGCTATCCGATCAATGTGCGTTACCCACGCGAAATCCGTGATTCGGTGCAACAACTGCAGGCATTGCCGGTACTCACGGCCAGTGGAGGTCAGGTGCCGTTGTCGATGTTGGCGGATATTCGGGTGACCGAAGGGCCGCCAATGCTGAAAAGTGAAAACGCACGGCTCTCCAATTGGATTTATGTCGATCTGCGCGGACGCGATCTTAAATCGGCGGTGGAAGAAATGCAGCAGGCGGTCGCGCAGCAGGTGCGGTTACCGGCCGGTGTCTCTTTGAGCTGGTCCGGACAGTTTGAATATCTGGAACGCGCCAGCGCCCAGTTGAAAATCGTGCTGCCGGTGACGCTGGCGATCATTTTCGTGCTGCTGTTTGTCACCTTCAGCAACGTGCGCGATGCGCTGTTGATCATGGCGACGCTGCCTTTTGCGCTGATCGGCGGCGTGTGGCTGCTGTATCTGCTGAACTACAACCTTTCGGTGGCCGGGGCCGTCGGCTTTATTGCCCTGTCGGGCGTGGCGGCGGAGTTTGGCGTGATCATGGTGTTGTATTTGAACCATGCGCTGGAAAAACACCGTCAGCCGGGGCAACCGTTAACCCAACAACAGCTGATGGCGGCCATCAGCGAGGGGGCGGTACTGCGCGTGCGGCCGAAAGTAATGACCGTCGCCACCATTATGGCCGGGTTATTACCGATCATGTGGGGCGATGGTGCCGGCTCGGAGGTGATGCGGCGCATTGCGGCACCGATGATTGGCGGCATGGTCAGTGCACCGCTGCTGTCGATGCTGGTGGTGCCGGTGGTGTATTTGTTGTTGCACCGTAAGGGATGA
- the apbE_2 gene encoding Thiamine biosynthesis lipoprotein ApbE precursor, translating into MANVFAKGLLLSMTLGLLTACNDQNTRPQMDIDGKTMGTFYSVKVSGDVAVDKQQLQQQIDAVLERANDDISTYRNDSVLSRFNQSSSTEPQPIPRGMADIILMAQRIGRDTQGAMDITVGPLVNLWGFGPDKRVVKVPSQQQIEAAQKNVGLQHLKLIGDNHGEWLQKDLPEMYVDLSTLGEGYGVDQLVQLMARNGITNYLVSVGGAVSSRGVNGQGKAWRVAIQKPTDRENAVQALVDLQGYGISTAGSYRNYFEQDGQRYSHVIDPTTGRPITHRLVSATVIAPTALEADGWDTGLMVLGTEKALKLAEDKGLAVYLISKTDEGFSAVMTPQFKAFLVK; encoded by the coding sequence ATGGCTAACGTTTTCGCCAAAGGGCTGTTACTGAGCATGACGCTCGGCTTGCTGACCGCCTGTAATGACCAGAATACCCGCCCGCAAATGGACATCGACGGAAAAACCATGGGCACCTTCTACAGCGTCAAGGTCAGCGGTGATGTGGCAGTCGATAAACAACAGTTACAGCAGCAGATCGACGCCGTGCTGGAACGCGCCAACGACGATATCTCCACCTATCGCAATGATTCGGTGCTGTCACGCTTTAATCAGAGCAGCAGCACAGAGCCACAGCCGATCCCGCGCGGCATGGCGGACATTATCCTGATGGCCCAACGCATCGGCCGCGACACTCAGGGCGCAATGGATATTACCGTCGGCCCGCTGGTCAATTTGTGGGGCTTCGGCCCGGATAAGCGAGTGGTCAAGGTACCGAGCCAACAACAAATAGAAGCGGCGCAAAAGAACGTCGGCTTGCAGCACCTCAAACTGATCGGTGACAACCACGGCGAATGGCTGCAAAAAGACTTGCCTGAAATGTATGTTGATCTCTCAACGCTGGGTGAAGGCTATGGTGTTGACCAGTTGGTGCAATTGATGGCGCGCAACGGCATCACCAACTATCTGGTCTCGGTTGGCGGTGCGGTTTCCTCCCGCGGCGTTAACGGCCAGGGCAAAGCCTGGCGGGTGGCGATCCAAAAGCCTACCGACCGCGAAAATGCAGTACAGGCTTTGGTCGATTTACAAGGTTATGGCATCAGTACCGCCGGTAGTTACCGCAATTATTTCGAACAGGATGGCCAGCGCTATTCGCACGTGATCGATCCCACCACCGGCCGGCCGATAACCCACCGTCTGGTGTCCGCCACGGTGATCGCCCCGACCGCGCTGGAAGCCGACGGTTGGGATACCGGACTGATGGTGCTGGGGACGGAAAAGGCCTTGAAACTGGCGGAAGATAAAGGGCTGGCGGTCTATCTGATCAGCAAAACCGACGAAGGGTTCAGCGCCGTGATGACGCCCCAGTTTAAAGCCTTCCTGGTAAAGTAA
- the ybiR gene encoding Inner membrane protein YbiR — translation MSSNSLVRLFQPFLKDRFLHILLVAGVLMLAINPQQLPALSGFIDWRTIITLLGLMLLTKGVEVSGYFDFIGRKIVNTLHSERRLALFLVFSAALLSSFLTNDVALFIVIPLTITLKKLSSLPISRLIIFQALAVNAGSLLTPIGNPQNILLWSKSSLSFLAFIAQMAPFGAAMLASLLLLTWFSFPAREIVKAPHTEGYPYQRRLLLSCVALYVIFLLCLDIDLPLYGLLAVFAGFLLLARRVLLQIDWSLIFVFIAMFIDVGLFTRLEAVQPWFADIARLGEGGIYALGIGLSQVISNVPATILLLNYVPSSQLLAYAVNAGGFGLAIGSLANLIALRMAGERKIWLKFHYYSLPLLAWSGLLGWLLA, via the coding sequence ATGAGTTCAAATTCCCTGGTCCGGCTGTTCCAGCCGTTCCTGAAAGATCGTTTTTTACATATTCTGCTGGTGGCCGGGGTGTTGATGCTGGCTATTAATCCGCAACAACTGCCTGCGCTCAGCGGTTTTATCGACTGGCGCACCATTATTACCCTGCTGGGACTGATGCTGCTGACCAAGGGGGTTGAGGTCAGCGGCTATTTTGACTTTATTGGCCGCAAGATAGTCAATACGTTGCATAGCGAACGGCGGCTGGCGCTGTTTCTGGTGTTTTCAGCCGCGCTGTTGTCGTCATTCCTGACCAACGACGTGGCGCTGTTTATCGTTATTCCGCTGACCATCACGCTAAAAAAACTGTCTTCGCTGCCGATTAGCCGGCTGATTATCTTTCAGGCGCTGGCGGTCAATGCCGGTTCGCTGCTGACGCCGATTGGTAACCCGCAGAATATTTTGCTGTGGAGTAAATCCTCGCTGTCGTTTCTGGCCTTTATTGCCCAGATGGCGCCCTTTGGCGCAGCGATGCTGGCCAGCCTGCTGCTGTTAACCTGGTTCAGTTTCCCGGCGCGGGAGATCGTTAAAGCTCCACATACCGAAGGTTATCCTTACCAGCGACGCCTGTTGCTGAGCTGCGTGGCACTGTACGTGATTTTTCTGCTGTGTCTGGATATCGACCTGCCGCTGTACGGCCTGTTGGCGGTGTTCGCCGGTTTTTTACTGTTGGCACGCCGGGTGTTGTTGCAGATTGACTGGAGCCTGATTTTTGTCTTTATCGCCATGTTTATCGATGTGGGGCTGTTCACCCGCCTTGAGGCGGTTCAGCCCTGGTTTGCTGACATCGCCAGGCTGGGCGAGGGCGGTATTTATGCCCTGGGGATCGGCCTTTCGCAGGTGATCAGCAACGTGCCGGCGACCATTTTACTGCTTAACTACGTGCCTTCCAGCCAACTGCTGGCCTATGCGGTCAACGCCGGTGGCTTTGGCTTGGCGATCGGTTCACTGGCTAACCTGATTGCACTGCGGATGGCGGGTGAGCGAAAAATCTGGCTGAAATTCCATTACTACTCGCTGCCACTGCTGGCATGGAGTGGTTTGCTCGGCTGGTTGCTGGCTTAA